Proteins encoded together in one Prunus dulcis chromosome 3, ALMONDv2, whole genome shotgun sequence window:
- the LOC117623397 gene encoding DNA repair protein RadA isoform X3 produces the protein MPVSDMRALRAIYTHKLLNPTTHKSLSKPSLIPLQSLQNPNFSRHFHSTCRLQRPEEPSAVTDSLKTETNSSSSGEIRRVWSVFGPASHTLVTPRVANKSSDVQEPRRESESESVSETQKGLSSLRNGVKESERDKTPRNVNKANSGTGNYREMARSNKKGGKVKTSWVCSSCGETYGQWWGACRSCHAMGTVKRFSESVEDADWGKVSGFQVSEKAVRSWMGKEAGEGGPMRLADVNQGITVTDRRIPMPGIFGSEVERVLGGGLVRGSLVLVGGDPGVGKSTLVLQMASLIAEGHGLGKAAPVVYVSGEESVQQIGSRADRMKIETEDLFLYSSTDIEDILEKIQSLNPQALIIDSIQTVYLLGVAGSAGGIMQVKECTQALLRFAKKTNVPVILIGHVTKSGDIAGPRVLEHIVDVVLYMEGEKSSAHRLLRSVKNRFGSTDELGVFEMSQSGLQAVSNPSEMFLSEQYSDSEYLAGLAVAVIMDGSRTFLIEIQALCVSESPSARQVNGVPPSRASMIISVLAKQAGLKLQENFLGVPYSQ, from the exons ATGCCAGTATCAGACATGAGAGCTCTCAGAGCCATTTACACCCACAAACTCCTCAATCCCACCACTCACAAATCCCTCTCCAAGCCATCTCTCATCCCCTTACAGTCCCTCCAAAACCCTAACTTCTCCCGCCATTTTCACTCCACATGCCGTCTCCAACGCCCCGAAGAACCGAGCGCTGTCACCGATTCTCTGAAAACCGAGACAAATTCAAGCTCCAGTGGAGAAATTCGTCGCGTTTGGTCTGTTTTTGGCCCTGCCTCGCACACATTGGTGACCCCAAGAGTCGCAAACAAAAGTAGCGATGTACAAGAACCAAGACGTGAAAGTGAAAGTGAAAGCGTGAGTGAAACCCAAAAGGGCTTATCGAGTTTGAGAAATGGGGTCAAGGAGTCTGAGAGGGATAAGACTCCTAGGAATGTGAATAAGGCCAATTCAGGAACTGGGAATTATAGGGAAATGGCGAGGAGTAATAAGAAGGGAGGGAAGGTCAAAACTAGCTGGGTTTGCTCAAGTTGTGGGGAGACATATGGTCAGTGGTGGGGTGCTTGCCGGTCTTGTCATGCAATGGGCACGGTGAAGAGGTTTTCGGAAAGTGTTGAAGATGCTGATTGGGGTAAGGTTAGTGGGTTTCAGGTTTCGGAGAAGGCGGTGCGGTCATGGATGGGGAAGGAGGCCGGGGAGGGTGGGCCAATGCGGTTGGCTGATGTGAACCAGGGAATTACTGTGACAGACAGGCGCATTCCAAT GCCTGGAATCTTTGGAAGTGAAGTTGAAAGAGTGCTTGGTGGTGGTCTTGTACGAG GTTCATTGGTTTTGGTCGGTGGTGATCCTGGTGTTGGCAAGAGTACACTCGTGTTGCAG ATGGCTTCACTAATAGCTGAAGGGCATGGGCTTGGTAAAGCAGCCCCTGTTGTGTATGTCTCCGGTGAAGAG AGTGTTCAGCAAATTGGAAGCAGAGCTGACCGTATGAAGATTGAAACAGAGGATCTTTTCTTGTACTCAAGCACCGATATTGAG GATATATTAGAGAAAATTCAGTCTCTCAACCCTCAGGCGTTGATCATCGATTCAATTCAAACAGTTTATTTACTAGGAGTTGCTGGAAGTGCTGGAGGGATCATGCAG GTGAAAGAATGCACACAAGCCTTGCTACGTTTTGCAAAGAAGACTAACGTCCCTGTTATTTTG ATTGGGCACGTAACAAAATCTGGAGATATTGCTGGACCTCGTGTCTTGGAGCATATTGTTGATGTGGTGCTATATATGGAA GGGGAAAAGAGTTCAGCCCATCGTTTACTTCGATCTGTGAAGAATCGTTTTGGATCAACTGATGAG CTTGGAGTATTTGAAATGTCACAATCAGGACTGCAAGCTGTTTCAAACCCCAGTGAGATGTTTCTGTCTGAGCAATACTCAGATTCAGAGTATTTAGCTGGTTTAGCTGTTGCTGTAATAATGGATGGATCTCGTACTTTTCTCATTGAGATTCAG GCATTATGTGTATCCGAATCACCAAGCGCCCGGCAAGTTAATGGGGTTCCACCAAGTAGAGCTTCCATGATTATTTCT GTACTTGCAAAGCAAGCTGGTCTAAAGCTCCAGGAGAAT TTTCTTGGAGTTCCCTATTCCCAATAG
- the LOC117623397 gene encoding DNA repair protein RadA isoform X1: MPVSDMRALRAIYTHKLLNPTTHKSLSKPSLIPLQSLQNPNFSRHFHSTCRLQRPEEPSAVTDSLKTETNSSSSGEIRRVWSVFGPASHTLVTPRVANKSSDVQEPRRESESESVSETQKGLSSLRNGVKESERDKTPRNVNKANSGTGNYREMARSNKKGGKVKTSWVCSSCGETYGQWWGACRSCHAMGTVKRFSESVEDADWGKVSGFQVSEKAVRSWMGKEAGEGGPMRLADVNQGITVTDRRIPMPGIFGSEVERVLGGGLVRGSLVLVGGDPGVGKSTLVLQMASLIAEGHGLGKAAPVVYVSGEESVQQIGSRADRMKIETEDLFLYSSTDIEDILEKIQSLNPQALIIDSIQTVYLLGVAGSAGGIMQVKECTQALLRFAKKTNVPVILIGHVTKSGDIAGPRVLEHIVDVVLYMEGEKSSAHRLLRSVKNRFGSTDELGVFEMSQSGLQAVSNPSEMFLSEQYSDSEYLAGLAVAVIMDGSRTFLIEIQALCVSESPSARQVNGVPPSRASMIISVLAKQAGLKLQENAIFLNVVSGVFLKDTAGDLAIAAAICSSFLEFPIPNSIAFIGEIGLGGELRQVPQMDKRIHTVAKLGYKKCIVPKSAKTSQGTPGFEDIKIIGCKDLKEVISNVFK; this comes from the exons ATGCCAGTATCAGACATGAGAGCTCTCAGAGCCATTTACACCCACAAACTCCTCAATCCCACCACTCACAAATCCCTCTCCAAGCCATCTCTCATCCCCTTACAGTCCCTCCAAAACCCTAACTTCTCCCGCCATTTTCACTCCACATGCCGTCTCCAACGCCCCGAAGAACCGAGCGCTGTCACCGATTCTCTGAAAACCGAGACAAATTCAAGCTCCAGTGGAGAAATTCGTCGCGTTTGGTCTGTTTTTGGCCCTGCCTCGCACACATTGGTGACCCCAAGAGTCGCAAACAAAAGTAGCGATGTACAAGAACCAAGACGTGAAAGTGAAAGTGAAAGCGTGAGTGAAACCCAAAAGGGCTTATCGAGTTTGAGAAATGGGGTCAAGGAGTCTGAGAGGGATAAGACTCCTAGGAATGTGAATAAGGCCAATTCAGGAACTGGGAATTATAGGGAAATGGCGAGGAGTAATAAGAAGGGAGGGAAGGTCAAAACTAGCTGGGTTTGCTCAAGTTGTGGGGAGACATATGGTCAGTGGTGGGGTGCTTGCCGGTCTTGTCATGCAATGGGCACGGTGAAGAGGTTTTCGGAAAGTGTTGAAGATGCTGATTGGGGTAAGGTTAGTGGGTTTCAGGTTTCGGAGAAGGCGGTGCGGTCATGGATGGGGAAGGAGGCCGGGGAGGGTGGGCCAATGCGGTTGGCTGATGTGAACCAGGGAATTACTGTGACAGACAGGCGCATTCCAAT GCCTGGAATCTTTGGAAGTGAAGTTGAAAGAGTGCTTGGTGGTGGTCTTGTACGAG GTTCATTGGTTTTGGTCGGTGGTGATCCTGGTGTTGGCAAGAGTACACTCGTGTTGCAG ATGGCTTCACTAATAGCTGAAGGGCATGGGCTTGGTAAAGCAGCCCCTGTTGTGTATGTCTCCGGTGAAGAG AGTGTTCAGCAAATTGGAAGCAGAGCTGACCGTATGAAGATTGAAACAGAGGATCTTTTCTTGTACTCAAGCACCGATATTGAG GATATATTAGAGAAAATTCAGTCTCTCAACCCTCAGGCGTTGATCATCGATTCAATTCAAACAGTTTATTTACTAGGAGTTGCTGGAAGTGCTGGAGGGATCATGCAG GTGAAAGAATGCACACAAGCCTTGCTACGTTTTGCAAAGAAGACTAACGTCCCTGTTATTTTG ATTGGGCACGTAACAAAATCTGGAGATATTGCTGGACCTCGTGTCTTGGAGCATATTGTTGATGTGGTGCTATATATGGAA GGGGAAAAGAGTTCAGCCCATCGTTTACTTCGATCTGTGAAGAATCGTTTTGGATCAACTGATGAG CTTGGAGTATTTGAAATGTCACAATCAGGACTGCAAGCTGTTTCAAACCCCAGTGAGATGTTTCTGTCTGAGCAATACTCAGATTCAGAGTATTTAGCTGGTTTAGCTGTTGCTGTAATAATGGATGGATCTCGTACTTTTCTCATTGAGATTCAG GCATTATGTGTATCCGAATCACCAAGCGCCCGGCAAGTTAATGGGGTTCCACCAAGTAGAGCTTCCATGATTATTTCT GTACTTGCAAAGCAAGCTGGTCTAAAGCTCCAGGAGAAT GCCATCTTCTTAAATGTTGTTAGTGGGGTATTCCTGAAAGACACTGCTGGGGATCTTGCAATAGCAGCAGCAATTTGCAGCAG TTTCTTGGAGTTCCCTATTCCCAATAGTATTGCATTCATTGGTGAAATTGGACTTGGTGGTGAACTTCGCCAG gTTCCTCAAATGGATAAAAGGATACACACTGTGGCAAAACTGGGTTACAAAAAGTGTATTGTACCAAAATCAGCCAAGACATCTCAAGGAACTCCAGGTTTTGAGGATATCAAAATAATAGGCTGCAAGGATCTGAAAGAGGTCATCAGCAATGTGTTCAAATGA
- the LOC117623397 gene encoding DNA repair protein RadA isoform X2 has product MPVSDMRALRAIYTHKLLNPTTHKSLSKPSLIPLQSLQNPNFSRHFHSTCRLQRPEEPSAVTDSLKTETNSSSSGEIRRVWSVFGPASHTLVTPRVANKSSDVQEPRRESESESVSETQKGLSSLRNGVKESERDKTPRNVNKANSGTGNYREMARSNKKGGKVKTSWVCSSCGETYGQWWGACRSCHAMGTVKRFSESVEDADWGKVSGFQVSEKAVRSWMGKEAGEGGPMRLADVNQGITVTDRRIPMPGIFGSEVERVLGGGLVRGSLVLVGGDPGVGKSTLVLQMASLIAEGHGLGKAAPVVYVSGEESVQQIGSRADRMKIETEDLFLYSSTDIEDILEKIQSLNPQALIIDSIQTVYLLGVAGSAGGIMQVKECTQALLRFAKKTNVPVILIGHVTKSGDIAGPRVLEHIVDVVLYMEGEKSSAHRLLRSVKNRFGSTDELGVFEMSQSGLQAVSNPSEMFLSEQYSDSEYLAGLAVAVIMDGSRTFLIEIQALCVSESPSARQVNGVPPSRASMIISAIFLNVVSGVFLKDTAGDLAIAAAICSSFLEFPIPNSIAFIGEIGLGGELRQVPQMDKRIHTVAKLGYKKCIVPKSAKTSQGTPGFEDIKIIGCKDLKEVISNVFK; this is encoded by the exons ATGCCAGTATCAGACATGAGAGCTCTCAGAGCCATTTACACCCACAAACTCCTCAATCCCACCACTCACAAATCCCTCTCCAAGCCATCTCTCATCCCCTTACAGTCCCTCCAAAACCCTAACTTCTCCCGCCATTTTCACTCCACATGCCGTCTCCAACGCCCCGAAGAACCGAGCGCTGTCACCGATTCTCTGAAAACCGAGACAAATTCAAGCTCCAGTGGAGAAATTCGTCGCGTTTGGTCTGTTTTTGGCCCTGCCTCGCACACATTGGTGACCCCAAGAGTCGCAAACAAAAGTAGCGATGTACAAGAACCAAGACGTGAAAGTGAAAGTGAAAGCGTGAGTGAAACCCAAAAGGGCTTATCGAGTTTGAGAAATGGGGTCAAGGAGTCTGAGAGGGATAAGACTCCTAGGAATGTGAATAAGGCCAATTCAGGAACTGGGAATTATAGGGAAATGGCGAGGAGTAATAAGAAGGGAGGGAAGGTCAAAACTAGCTGGGTTTGCTCAAGTTGTGGGGAGACATATGGTCAGTGGTGGGGTGCTTGCCGGTCTTGTCATGCAATGGGCACGGTGAAGAGGTTTTCGGAAAGTGTTGAAGATGCTGATTGGGGTAAGGTTAGTGGGTTTCAGGTTTCGGAGAAGGCGGTGCGGTCATGGATGGGGAAGGAGGCCGGGGAGGGTGGGCCAATGCGGTTGGCTGATGTGAACCAGGGAATTACTGTGACAGACAGGCGCATTCCAAT GCCTGGAATCTTTGGAAGTGAAGTTGAAAGAGTGCTTGGTGGTGGTCTTGTACGAG GTTCATTGGTTTTGGTCGGTGGTGATCCTGGTGTTGGCAAGAGTACACTCGTGTTGCAG ATGGCTTCACTAATAGCTGAAGGGCATGGGCTTGGTAAAGCAGCCCCTGTTGTGTATGTCTCCGGTGAAGAG AGTGTTCAGCAAATTGGAAGCAGAGCTGACCGTATGAAGATTGAAACAGAGGATCTTTTCTTGTACTCAAGCACCGATATTGAG GATATATTAGAGAAAATTCAGTCTCTCAACCCTCAGGCGTTGATCATCGATTCAATTCAAACAGTTTATTTACTAGGAGTTGCTGGAAGTGCTGGAGGGATCATGCAG GTGAAAGAATGCACACAAGCCTTGCTACGTTTTGCAAAGAAGACTAACGTCCCTGTTATTTTG ATTGGGCACGTAACAAAATCTGGAGATATTGCTGGACCTCGTGTCTTGGAGCATATTGTTGATGTGGTGCTATATATGGAA GGGGAAAAGAGTTCAGCCCATCGTTTACTTCGATCTGTGAAGAATCGTTTTGGATCAACTGATGAG CTTGGAGTATTTGAAATGTCACAATCAGGACTGCAAGCTGTTTCAAACCCCAGTGAGATGTTTCTGTCTGAGCAATACTCAGATTCAGAGTATTTAGCTGGTTTAGCTGTTGCTGTAATAATGGATGGATCTCGTACTTTTCTCATTGAGATTCAG GCATTATGTGTATCCGAATCACCAAGCGCCCGGCAAGTTAATGGGGTTCCACCAAGTAGAGCTTCCATGATTATTTCT GCCATCTTCTTAAATGTTGTTAGTGGGGTATTCCTGAAAGACACTGCTGGGGATCTTGCAATAGCAGCAGCAATTTGCAGCAG TTTCTTGGAGTTCCCTATTCCCAATAGTATTGCATTCATTGGTGAAATTGGACTTGGTGGTGAACTTCGCCAG gTTCCTCAAATGGATAAAAGGATACACACTGTGGCAAAACTGGGTTACAAAAAGTGTATTGTACCAAAATCAGCCAAGACATCTCAAGGAACTCCAGGTTTTGAGGATATCAAAATAATAGGCTGCAAGGATCTGAAAGAGGTCATCAGCAATGTGTTCAAATGA